The proteins below come from a single Alosa sapidissima isolate fAloSap1 chromosome 23, fAloSap1.pri, whole genome shotgun sequence genomic window:
- the LOC121699036 gene encoding small membrane A-kinase anchor protein-like produces MGCFQSKHRIPDEAKNIEGKALLVTDLIVDDSTALLLDYDSELVKGLPPVSPTNLLLLDYAQRMAEEIVALAVRQWDELDRQYRDIPYIDSDMTSAAET; encoded by the coding sequence ATGGGATGCTTCCAATCAAAACACAGAATCCCCGACGAGGCCAAAAACATCGAGGGGAAGGCCCTCCTTGTTACTGACTTGATAGTGGACGATAGCACAGCCTTATTGTTGGACTACGACTCTGAGCTTGTGAAGGGCTTGCCACCGGTTTCCCCCACTAACCTGCTCTTGCTGGATTACGCCCAAAGGATGGCGGAGGAGATTGTTGCCTTGGCGGTGCGGCAGTGGGATGAGTTAGACAGACAGTATAGAGACATCCCTTACATCGACTCTGACATGACATCAGCCGCTGAAACTTGA
- the sumo1 gene encoding small ubiquitin-related modifier 1, producing MSDTETKPSSDGGEKKDGEYIKLKVIGQDNSEIHFKVKMTTHLKKLKESYSQRQGVPMNTLRFLFEGQRIADNQTPKELGMEDEDVIEVYQEQTGGHWND from the exons ATGTCAGATACG GAGACCAAGCCTTCAAGtgatggaggagagaaaaaggatgGAGAATATATTAAATTAAAGGTGATCGGCCAG GACAACAGTGAAATTCACTTCAAGGTGAAGATGACGACACATTTAAAGAAGCTGAAAGAATCCTACAGCCAGAGACAA GGTGTTCCCATGAATACCTTAAGGTTTCTTTTTGAAGGACAGAGAATTGCAGACAACCAGACTCCCAAAGAG CTTGGAATGGAAGATGAGGATGTCATTGAAGTGTACCAAGAACAGACTGGTGGCCATTGGAATGACTAG
- the ftcd gene encoding formimidoyltransferase-cyclodeaminase, with protein sequence MAKLVECVPNFSEGRNKEVIDAIAEAISGTEGCSLLDVDPGSSTNRTVYTFVGSPQAVVEGALNAARIAFQLIDMTKHSGEHPRTGAMDVCPFIPVQNVTMEDCVTCANLFAQRLSDVLHIPVYLYGAAARQENRTSLPAVRTGEYEALPEKLKKSEWAPDYGPATFVPSWGATVTGARKFLIAYNVNLLSTKEQAHRIALNIREQGRSKDQPGLLKKVQGMGWFLEEANLAQVSTNILDFELTPLHTVYEEICKDARDLNLPVVGSQIVGLIPLQAVLDCANFYIQKEKLFIVEEEHKVRLVISKLGLDSLGPFVPKERIIEYMVKDCEEDGRLVSQSLQQFVHSVGARTAAPGGGSVSAAIAAMGAALGAMVGQMTYGKRQFENLDGVMRQLIPPFHQAMNELLDMVDADSSAFNSYMTALKMPKSNPEEVKRREAAMQDGLKKAVGVPLGLAERVTLLWPSLKEMVLHGNVACKSDAQVAAKALETAVFGAYFNVIINLKDITDKSFKNATQQRAKVLLEEAKASVRAVLEAADTRQ encoded by the exons ATGGCTAAGCTTGTGGAGTGCGTTCCCAACTTttcagagggtcgaaacaaagAG GTGATTGATGCCATCGCAGAGGCCATCTCTGGTACTGAAGGATGCAGCCTGCTGGACGTGGATCCAGGTTCCTCAACAAACCGAACAGTCTACACGTTTGTGGGATCACCCCAGGCAGTGGTGGAGGGGGCACTTAACGCAGCCCGCATAGCCTTTCAGCTCATCGACATGACCAAACACTCAG GGGAGCATCCCCGCACTGGGGCCATGGATGTGTGTCCCTTCATCCCTGTTCAGAATGTCACCATGGAAGACTGTGTCACCTGTGCCAACCTGTTTGCTCAGAGATTGTCAGATGTTCTACACATCCCTG TGTATCTGTATGGAGCAGCTGCTCGTCAGGAGAACAGGACATCCCTGCCCGCTGTACGCACGGGAGAGTACGAAGCACTGCCAGAGAAG CTGAAAAAGAGTGAGTGGGCCCCTGACTATGGCCCTGCCACATTTGTGCCCTCCTGGGGTGCCACAGTGACGGGTGCTCGCAAGTTCCTCATCGCCTACAACGTTAACCTGCTCAGCACCAAGGAACAGGCCCACCGCATCGCCCTAAACATCCGGGAGCAGGGTAGAAGCAAGGACCAG CCAGGTCTTCTGAAGAAGGTGCAGGGGATGGGCTGGTTCCTGGAGGAAGCCAACCTTGCCCAGGTGTCCAccaacatcctggactttgagCTGACCCCACTTCATACAGTATATGAGGAAATTTGCAAGGATGCGCGG GATCTGAATCTGCCTGTGGTGGGGTCACAGATAGTGGGACTGATTCCTCTTCAAGCCGTGTTGGACTGCGCCAATTTCTACATTCAGAAGGAGAAACTGTTCATTGTAGAGGAGGAGCACAAAGTGCGGCTG GTGATCAGCAAACTGGGCCTGGACTCCCTGGGCCCTTTTGTACCCAAAGAGAGAATCATTGA GTACATGGTGAAGGACTGTGAGGAGGACGGCCGTCTGGTGTCTCAATCCCTCCAGCAGTTTGTGCACAGTGTGGGGGCCAGGACTGCTGCCCCAGGGGGTGGCTCTGTCTCTGCTGCCATTGCCGCCATG GGGGCAGCTCTGGGTGCCATGGTGGGGCAGATGACCTATGGGAAGAGGCAGTTTGAGAACCTGGATGGGGTGATGAGGCAGCTGATCCCGCCGTTCCACCAGGCCATGAACGAGCTGCTGGACATGGTGGACGCAGACTCCTCTGCCTTCAACTCCTACATG acAGCTCTGAAAATGCCAAAGAGTAACCCAGAGGAAGTGAAAAG GAGGGAGGCGGCGATGCAGGACGGCCTGAAGAAAGCGGTCGGGGTGCCCTTGGGTCTGGCCGAGAGGGTCACCCTGCTGTGGCCGTCTCTCAAGGAGATGGTTCTCCATGGAAACGTGGCCTGCAAGTCAGATGCCCAG GTAGCAGCAAAGGCCCTGGAGACAGCTGTGTTTGGAGCCTACTTCAATGTCATCATTAACCTGAAAGACATCACAGACAAGTCCTTCAAAAATGCT ACCCAGCAGAGAGCCAAGGTCCTGCTCGAGGAGGCCAAAGCGAGCGTCCGAGCCGTCCTGGAGGCTGCAGACACAAGACAGTAG
- the LOC121698564 gene encoding uncharacterized protein LOC121698564 isoform X3: MNIMGWSYSHCASVPKRDHTTVTLALVGSSTQNQTCSAVVQVDNILQVLTWTMPWDVPPARLSTTVMTVPMRMTAMVQRVITIESASIVVSTMTTADPREDAAAIVMTIITASAGAVVTMTFTRSVEAVVNGTNITTVSAGAVAAATMAVGTVVTVTTTTMGASTALATGVTTVAAAAEVGVTAKVVTTAAGRNTTAGAGATAMRVTMGTAVVTNTARVGLVSFFHPD, encoded by the exons ATGAATATAATGGGCTGGAGTTATTCTCACTGTGCATCAGTTCCCAAGAGAGACCACACCACTGTGACATTAGCTCTTGTAG GATCCTCAACACAGAACCAAACATGTTCAGCAGTAGTTCAG GTGGACAACATCCTTCAGGTTTTGACCTGGACGATGCCATGGGATGTCCCTCCGGCCCGCCTGAGCACCACGGTGATGACCGTCCCCATGAGGATGACCGCCATGGTCCAGAGGGTGATCACCATCGAGAGCGCAAGCATAGTGGTGAGCACAATGACGACTGCCGACCCGAGAGAAGACGCAGCGGCGATCGTGATGACCATCATCACCGCGAGCGCAGGGGCAGTGGTGACCATGACGTTCACCCGCAGCGTAGAGGCAGTGGTGAACGGGACAAACATCACCACCGTGAGCGCAGGGGCAGTGGCGGCTGCGACGATGGCCGTAGGCACAGTGGTGACCGTGACGACCACCACCATGGGCGCAAGCACAGCCCTGGCCACAGGCGTGACCACAGTGGCAGCCGCAGCGGAAGTGGGAGTGACAGCGAAGGTGGTCACCACGGCCGCAGGAAGAAACACCACAGCGGGAGCGGGAGCGACAGCGATGAGGGTCACCATGGGCACGGCCGTCGTCACAAACACGGCCAGGGTCGGG cttgTGTCTTTCTTTCATCCAGACTAA
- the LOC121698564 gene encoding uncharacterized protein LOC121698564 isoform X1, with protein sequence MNIMGWSYSHCASVPKRDHTTVTLALVGSSTQNQTCSAVVQVDNILQVLTWTMPWDVPPARLSTTVMTVPMRMTAMVQRVITIESASIVVSTMTTADPREDAAAIVMTIITASAGAVVTMTFTRSVEAVVNGTNITTVSAGAVAAATMAVGTVVTVTTTTMGASTALATGVTTVAAAAEVGVTAKVVTTAAGRNTTAGAGATAMRVTMGTAVVTNTARVGVRVIVMVMVMVEGVVVAVNVSVQSAF encoded by the exons ATGAATATAATGGGCTGGAGTTATTCTCACTGTGCATCAGTTCCCAAGAGAGACCACACCACTGTGACATTAGCTCTTGTAG GATCCTCAACACAGAACCAAACATGTTCAGCAGTAGTTCAG GTGGACAACATCCTTCAGGTTTTGACCTGGACGATGCCATGGGATGTCCCTCCGGCCCGCCTGAGCACCACGGTGATGACCGTCCCCATGAGGATGACCGCCATGGTCCAGAGGGTGATCACCATCGAGAGCGCAAGCATAGTGGTGAGCACAATGACGACTGCCGACCCGAGAGAAGACGCAGCGGCGATCGTGATGACCATCATCACCGCGAGCGCAGGGGCAGTGGTGACCATGACGTTCACCCGCAGCGTAGAGGCAGTGGTGAACGGGACAAACATCACCACCGTGAGCGCAGGGGCAGTGGCGGCTGCGACGATGGCCGTAGGCACAGTGGTGACCGTGACGACCACCACCATGGGCGCAAGCACAGCCCTGGCCACAGGCGTGACCACAGTGGCAGCCGCAGCGGAAGTGGGAGTGACAGCGAAGGTGGTCACCACGGCCGCAGGAAGAAACACCACAGCGGGAGCGGGAGCGACAGCGATGAGGGTCACCATGGGCACGGCCGTCGTCACAAACACGGCCAGGGTCGGGGTAAGGGTCATAGTCATGGTCATGGTCATGGTCGAGGGCGTGGTGGTCGCTGTTAATGTCTCTGTACAGTCAGCTTTCTGA
- the LOC121698564 gene encoding uncharacterized protein LOC121698564 isoform X2, whose amino-acid sequence MNIMGWSYSHCASVPKRDHTTVTLALVGSSTQNQTCSAVVQVDNILQVLTWTMPWDVPPARLSTTVMTVPMRMTAMVQRVITIESASIVVSTMTTADPREDAAAIVMTIITASAGAVVTMTFTRSVEAVVNGTNITTVSAGAVAAATMAVGTVVTVTTTTMGASTALATGVTTVAAAAEVGVTAKVVTTAAGRNTTAGAGATAMRVTMGTAVVTNTARVGTKIYLRHAEVRAEIVVIR is encoded by the exons ATGAATATAATGGGCTGGAGTTATTCTCACTGTGCATCAGTTCCCAAGAGAGACCACACCACTGTGACATTAGCTCTTGTAG GATCCTCAACACAGAACCAAACATGTTCAGCAGTAGTTCAG GTGGACAACATCCTTCAGGTTTTGACCTGGACGATGCCATGGGATGTCCCTCCGGCCCGCCTGAGCACCACGGTGATGACCGTCCCCATGAGGATGACCGCCATGGTCCAGAGGGTGATCACCATCGAGAGCGCAAGCATAGTGGTGAGCACAATGACGACTGCCGACCCGAGAGAAGACGCAGCGGCGATCGTGATGACCATCATCACCGCGAGCGCAGGGGCAGTGGTGACCATGACGTTCACCCGCAGCGTAGAGGCAGTGGTGAACGGGACAAACATCACCACCGTGAGCGCAGGGGCAGTGGCGGCTGCGACGATGGCCGTAGGCACAGTGGTGACCGTGACGACCACCACCATGGGCGCAAGCACAGCCCTGGCCACAGGCGTGACCACAGTGGCAGCCGCAGCGGAAGTGGGAGTGACAGCGAAGGTGGTCACCACGGCCGCAGGAAGAAACACCACAGCGGGAGCGGGAGCGACAGCGATGAGGGTCACCATGGGCACGGCCGTCGTCACAAACACGGCCAGGGTCGGG ACTAAAATATACCTGAGGCATGCAGAAGTCCGAGCAGAAATTGTAGTCATCAGATAG